Proteins encoded in a region of the Quercus lobata isolate SW786 chromosome 8, ValleyOak3.0 Primary Assembly, whole genome shotgun sequence genome:
- the LOC115956693 gene encoding uncharacterized protein LOC115956693 — protein MDFHYDIDFIFPNDEPPFDSSSDDDEMELTLAIAIEELKNERASTSRRRSDQPCRFIWRNPLQGHDRLFHDYFAETLVYPPNVFRRRFQMSRSLFLRIHSRVEATEPYFVQKRNAANTLRLSSLQKMTATIRMLAYGVSADFMDEYIRIGETTAIKSLKKFVKAVVSIFSEEYLRSPNNNDIARLLVVGQHRGFPGMLGSIDCMHWKWKNCPSKWKCQYIGHTRDPTIILEIVASYDLWIWHAFFGLPRSHNDINVLEQSSVFSELAEGRAPPVNYSINGNNYSMGYYLADGIYPSWATFVKKIPAPQDRKRQHFAST, from the coding sequence ATGGATTTCCATTATgacattgattttatttttccaaatgatGAGCCTCCATTTGACTcatcttctgatgatgatgagatgGAACTTACTCTAGCTATTGCCATAGAAGAATTAAAGAATGAAAGAGCATCAACATCACGTCGTCGTTCGGATCAACCTTGCAGGTTTATCTGGCGTAATCCTTTGCAAGGTCATGATAGGCTTTTCCATgattattttgctgaaacacTAGTGTATCCTCCTAATGTATTTCGAAGGAGGTTTCAAATGAGTCGTTCTCTTTTTCTACGTATCCATTCAAGAGTTGAAGCTACTGAACCATACtttgttcaaaaaagaaatgcgGCTAACACACTCAGGTTGTCTTCCCTTCAAAAGATGACCGCTACAATCAGAATGCTTGCTTATGGAGTGTCGGCTGATTTCATGGATGAATACATAAGGATTGGAGAAACCACTGCaataaaaagcttaaaaaaatttgttaaagcaGTAGTTTCAATCTTTTCTGAAGAGTACTTGAGGTCACCAAACAACAATGACATTGCAAGGTTGTTAGTGGTTGGCCAACATCGTGGATTTCCAGGAATGCTAGGGAGCATCGACTGCATGCATTGGAAATGGAAGAATTGTCCAAGTAAGTGGAAATGTCAATATATTGGTCATACACGTGATCCAACGATAATTTTGGAAATCGTGGCATCGTATGACCTTTGGATATGGCATGCATTTTTTGGGTTACCAAGGTCTCACAATGACATCAATGTCCTAGAGCAGTCGTCTGTATTTTCTGAGCTTGCTGAAGGGCGTGCTCCTCCGGTTAATTACTCGATAAATGGTAATAACTATTCGATGGGGTACTATCTTGCAGATGGTATATATCCATCATGGGCAacatttgtcaaaaaaattccAGCACCACAAGACCGTAAAAGACAACATTTTGCTTCCACATAA